In Treponema primitia ZAS-2, a genomic segment contains:
- a CDS encoding DEAD/DEAH box helicase — MQEYLKSDPLYAAQWSNVWLWGDFPSRKDFSGKDTGIDLVARTIHGDYWAIQCKCFKEDTRINKPMVDTFLSTSGKSFYDVLEPGKKVRFSCRLWLDTTIAGFNPEAENTIKGQTPEVIRRGYLDLVDAPVDWAKLDKGSSGEQAVKKRYSPKPHQQTAIDATHNYLKTSDRGKLIMACGTGKTFTSLRILENETGGEGFALFLVPSIALLGQTLREWSAQAQEPLYPICICSDAQVSKTKDDDSVVDLALPASTNIKNITQQYDRAIASQKKSGGLVVVFSTYQSIDVISQVQKSINKQKQGSFLFDLIICDEAHRTTGVTISGQDESAFVKVHDDKFLKSKKRIYMTATPRLYSESAQKKAKEADALLCSMDDTKLYGEEMYRIGFGEAVDKELLSDYKVIVLTIETEQLNEKLKAAIEKHNSNENKEIEVEDALKIIGCINALSKKSLTDKEIFENIDPQPMHSAVAFCQNIAISKATAEAFNDVREAYFESLTEEQRKEIVTVESKHVDGTMGAQTRERKLQWLKSADTGKQDCHILNNVRCLSEGVDVPSLDAVMFLSARNSQIDVVQSVGRVMRKAPNKKYGYIIIPVVVPSTAEPEKILASDRFNVVWTVLNALRAHDDRFNATINKIELNKKKPDKIKVTGTSIGGAAADGDDDSGSGAAKDRKLKSEFQKQMELEFAQFQGYIYAKMVQKCGNRLYWEQWAADVAKIAERHIEQITAIVSQEGKPKDEFTRYLSGLQKNINPSVSQKDAIEMLAQHIITQPVFEALFEDYSFVKNNPVSQSMQGIINVLNEKTTKEDSEQLDRFYVSVRKRAEGLDNGEAKQRVISDLYDKFFRTAFPLVTEKLGIVYTPVEIVDFIIHSVEDVLQKEFSRSLSDENVHILDPFTGTGTFITRLLQSGIIRPEDLERKYNKEIHANEIMLLAYYIASINIENVYHDLLKSLDPYNEIFLEPIKELAVADSGAKAKIKKFPKKAANHGYTAFNGICLTDTFQLGETKEGENLFSEIFPQNSRRVQEQQKMPLRVIIGNPPYSVGQKSANDNAQNQVYPRLEARIAQTYVETSNANLNKAAYDSYIKAFRWASDRLDPNNGGIIGFVSNGSWLDSNGLDGFRMALEKEFSTIYVYNLRGNQRTSGELSRKEGGKIFGSGSRTPVSISIIVKKPNEIENKDEIFYKDIGDYLSREEKLNIVSTAQSILNPSIKMTQIKPNKHGDWINKRNSRFNEFIPIEAENKFDSNSHSYFTAHSLGIATNKDAWLYNFSEILLTKNIKAMVNFYNSQRVDYQKSENEIYSKNWVTYDTSKITWTDMFLKDLENNIKYNFDNNSLCVSLYRPFVKQTFCYEKQFIQRTYQQQKLFPTAEYKNHLICVSGVGVTKEFSCIITDVLPDLEVIGKSQCFPLYWYEKKDKVQGGLFENVDDEYIRHDAISDFIFEQARTRYGNRVTKEDIFYYVYGILHSPEYRKTFANDLKKMLPRLPLVEKPHDFWEFSEAGKKLADLHLTYEDQKKPAEVKVTGVEKKDFVVNKMEFAKKDKKEQKDTIIYNAQITISNIPAKAYEYVVNGKSAIEWIMERYAVTTHKESGITNNPNDWAAEHGDPRYILDLLLSVISLSVKTVDIVNRLPKVE, encoded by the coding sequence ATGCAGGAATACCTCAAATCCGATCCCCTCTATGCTGCTCAGTGGAGCAATGTCTGGCTATGGGGCGATTTCCCCTCACGGAAGGACTTTTCTGGCAAAGATACCGGAATAGACCTCGTTGCCCGGACTATCCACGGCGATTATTGGGCTATCCAATGTAAATGTTTCAAAGAAGATACCCGGATCAACAAACCAATGGTAGACACCTTTCTGTCTACCTCCGGCAAATCCTTTTACGATGTTCTGGAGCCGGGTAAAAAAGTCCGTTTCTCATGCCGCTTATGGCTTGATACCACCATAGCCGGGTTTAACCCCGAAGCTGAAAACACCATAAAAGGCCAAACCCCGGAAGTCATACGGCGGGGGTATTTAGATTTAGTTGACGCCCCCGTAGATTGGGCCAAACTGGACAAAGGAAGTTCCGGCGAACAGGCCGTAAAAAAGCGGTACAGCCCCAAACCCCACCAGCAGACTGCCATAGATGCTACCCATAACTACCTTAAAACCAGCGACCGGGGCAAACTGATAATGGCCTGCGGAACCGGCAAGACCTTTACCAGCCTTCGCATACTCGAGAACGAAACCGGGGGGGAAGGCTTTGCCCTTTTCCTTGTCCCCTCTATCGCCCTTTTAGGCCAAACCCTCCGGGAATGGTCCGCCCAGGCACAGGAACCCCTATACCCCATCTGTATTTGTTCAGATGCCCAAGTGTCAAAAACCAAGGACGATGATTCTGTCGTTGATTTAGCCTTGCCAGCTTCCACCAACATTAAGAACATTACCCAGCAATACGACCGTGCCATAGCTTCACAAAAGAAGTCAGGCGGCTTAGTGGTAGTATTTTCAACCTACCAATCCATAGACGTAATCAGCCAGGTACAAAAATCCATAAACAAGCAGAAACAAGGCTCATTTCTATTTGACCTTATAATATGCGACGAAGCTCACCGCACCACCGGTGTAACTATTTCCGGCCAGGATGAATCGGCCTTTGTAAAAGTCCACGACGACAAATTCCTCAAAAGCAAAAAACGAATCTACATGACCGCCACCCCCCGGCTCTATTCCGAATCGGCGCAGAAAAAGGCAAAAGAGGCGGATGCTCTTTTATGCTCCATGGATGATACCAAATTATACGGTGAAGAAATGTACCGTATTGGTTTTGGCGAGGCCGTAGATAAAGAATTATTATCCGATTATAAAGTCATTGTCTTAACCATCGAAACAGAGCAATTAAACGAAAAATTAAAAGCCGCTATAGAAAAGCATAATTCAAATGAAAACAAGGAAATCGAAGTAGAGGATGCATTAAAAATTATCGGTTGTATCAATGCCCTTTCCAAAAAATCCTTAACCGACAAAGAAATCTTTGAAAACATAGACCCCCAGCCCATGCACAGCGCCGTTGCTTTTTGTCAGAATATCGCCATATCAAAGGCAACAGCCGAAGCTTTTAATGATGTTCGGGAAGCCTATTTTGAAAGCCTCACCGAAGAACAGCGCAAGGAAATTGTTACCGTAGAATCCAAACATGTAGACGGTACCATGGGAGCGCAGACCAGGGAACGGAAATTGCAATGGCTTAAATCGGCGGATACCGGAAAGCAGGATTGCCATATCCTTAATAATGTCCGCTGTCTTTCCGAGGGTGTAGATGTTCCATCCCTGGACGCCGTTATGTTCCTGTCCGCCCGGAACAGCCAGATTGATGTAGTCCAGTCCGTAGGCCGGGTAATGCGTAAAGCCCCCAATAAAAAATACGGCTATATCATAATCCCTGTGGTTGTACCGAGTACAGCGGAACCGGAAAAAATCCTTGCATCCGACCGCTTTAATGTAGTATGGACCGTCCTTAATGCCCTCCGCGCCCACGATGACCGTTTTAACGCTACCATCAATAAAATAGAACTCAATAAAAAGAAGCCCGATAAAATTAAAGTAACCGGAACCAGTATAGGCGGGGCTGCCGCCGATGGAGACGATGACAGCGGAAGCGGCGCCGCAAAGGACCGAAAACTAAAATCCGAATTCCAGAAACAAATGGAACTGGAATTCGCCCAATTCCAGGGCTACATTTATGCCAAGATGGTACAGAAATGCGGCAACCGTTTATACTGGGAACAATGGGCCGCCGATGTTGCTAAAATTGCCGAGCGTCATATCGAACAAATCACCGCCATTGTCTCGCAGGAAGGAAAACCCAAGGACGAATTCACCCGCTATCTATCGGGCTTACAGAAAAACATAAACCCTTCCGTATCACAGAAAGACGCAATAGAAATGCTGGCCCAGCACATCATTACCCAGCCTGTATTTGAAGCCCTTTTTGAGGATTATTCTTTCGTCAAAAACAACCCCGTATCCCAATCCATGCAGGGTATTATCAATGTCCTTAATGAAAAAACCACCAAAGAGGACAGCGAGCAGCTTGACCGCTTCTATGTATCGGTCCGCAAACGTGCCGAAGGTTTAGACAACGGAGAAGCCAAACAAAGGGTAATCAGCGACCTTTACGATAAATTTTTCCGCACTGCTTTCCCGCTGGTAACGGAAAAATTGGGGATAGTGTATACTCCGGTGGAAATTGTAGATTTTATTATTCACAGCGTTGAAGATGTTTTACAAAAGGAATTCTCCCGCAGCTTATCCGATGAGAATGTCCATATCCTTGACCCCTTCACGGGGACCGGGACCTTTATAACCCGCCTGCTCCAAAGCGGCATAATCCGCCCGGAAGATTTAGAACGGAAGTATAACAAAGAAATCCACGCCAACGAAATAATGTTGCTGGCTTATTATATCGCTTCGATTAACATTGAGAACGTATACCATGATTTATTAAAATCTCTTGACCCCTATAACGAAATATTTTTAGAGCCTATTAAGGAATTAGCCGTTGCAGATTCCGGGGCAAAAGCTAAAATTAAGAAGTTCCCAAAGAAAGCGGCTAATCATGGGTATACAGCTTTTAATGGTATTTGTCTTACCGATACTTTCCAGTTAGGGGAGACTAAAGAAGGAGAAAATCTTTTTAGCGAGATATTCCCCCAAAACTCCCGCCGGGTGCAGGAACAGCAGAAAATGCCCCTCAGGGTAATTATTGGTAATCCGCCTTATTCTGTAGGACAGAAATCGGCAAATGATAATGCGCAGAATCAGGTATATCCTAGACTAGAAGCTCGAATTGCACAAACTTATGTTGAAACTTCCAATGCTAATTTGAATAAAGCGGCTTATGATAGTTATATTAAGGCATTTCGGTGGGCTTCTGACCGTTTAGACCCCAATAATGGTGGTATTATTGGCTTTGTTTCTAACGGTTCATGGCTTGACAGCAATGGTCTTGACGGTTTCCGTATGGCTCTTGAAAAAGAATTTTCAACAATTTATGTTTATAATTTACGAGGAAATCAACGCACAAGTGGAGAACTAAGTCGAAAAGAAGGCGGTAAAATATTTGGTTCTGGTTCCAGAACGCCAGTATCAATTTCCATAATTGTTAAGAAACCAAATGAAATTGAAAATAAAGATGAAATTTTTTATAAAGACATTGGGGATTATTTAAGTAGAGAGGAAAAACTCAATATTGTTAGCACGGCGCAAAGTATACTTAACCCTTCAATAAAAATGACGCAGATCAAACCAAATAAACATGGGGACTGGATAAATAAACGTAATAGCAGGTTTAATGAATTTATACCAATAGAGGCTGAAAATAAATTCGATAGTAATTCACATTCATATTTTACAGCGCATTCATTAGGTATAGCCACTAATAAAGATGCATGGCTTTATAATTTTTCTGAAATCCTACTTACAAAAAACATTAAGGCTATGGTTAACTTTTATAATTCGCAAAGAGTTGATTACCAAAAATCAGAGAATGAGATTTATTCTAAAAATTGGGTAACTTATGATACAAGTAAAATAACTTGGACAGATATGTTTCTTAAAGATCTTGAAAATAACATCAAATATAATTTCGACAATAATTCATTATGTGTGTCTTTATACCGCCCTTTTGTAAAGCAAACATTTTGCTATGAAAAACAATTCATCCAAAGAACATATCAACAACAAAAGTTATTTCCAACAGCAGAATATAAAAATCATTTAATTTGTGTTTCTGGCGTAGGTGTTACAAAAGAATTTTCTTGTATAATTACCGATGTTTTACCAGACCTTGAAGTAATTGGAAAATCCCAATGTTTTCCTCTGTATTGGTATGAAAAGAAAGATAAGGTTCAGGGTGGATTATTTGAAAATGTAGATGATGAATATATTCGCCATGACGCTATTTCAGATTTTATTTTTGAACAGGCCAGAACCCGTTATGGGAACCGTGTGACAAAAGAAGACATTTTTTATTATGTCTACGGTATTCTCCATAGCCCGGAGTATCGCAAAACCTTCGCCAACGACCTTAAAAAAATGCTCCCCCGCCTTCCATTAGTAGAAAAGCCTCATGATTTTTGGGAATTTAGCGAAGCCGGAAAAAAACTTGCGGATCTTCATCTAACTTATGAGGATCAGAAGAAACCTGCCGAGGTTAAAGTAACAGGGGTAGAGAAAAAAGATTTTGTAGTTAATAAAATGGAATTCGCTAAAAAGGATAAGAAGGAACAGAAAGATACTATTATCTATAATGCCCAAATAACAATTTCTAACATCCCCGCTAAAGCCTATGAATATGTGGTAAACGGAAAATCTGCCATCGAATGGATTATGGAACGTTACGCTGTAACCACCCACAAAGAAAGCGGTATAACCAATAATCCCAATGATTGGGCTGCGGAACATGGGGATCCACGGTATATACTGGACTTATTGCTGTCAGTCATAAGCCTAAGTGTGAAAACGGTTGATATTGTAAATAGATTGCCAAAGGTTGAATAG
- a CDS encoding S24 family peptidase — MENERERFNFIQKTTGLTKKGFAESLGLSKALGYQISTGMLKPSRETLEKLSFIYNVNLNWFLLGEGSPFETEKATIKLLRQEAAAGQGREIEDYAEEETLKLPRSLISPYRPENLQAVYVAGDSMIGEHIYNGDAVIFHPGLTEGNGIYVLSLDTSLLVKRVSFDELPRSVFLISANPAYPPRQISGAELENLRIQGRVVTCVHRV, encoded by the coding sequence ATGGAAAACGAAAGAGAACGGTTCAATTTTATCCAAAAAACCACCGGCCTAACCAAAAAGGGCTTTGCCGAAAGCCTCGGCCTTTCCAAAGCCCTGGGCTACCAAATTTCCACCGGTATGCTCAAACCCTCCCGTGAAACCCTAGAAAAGCTTTCATTTATATATAACGTCAACCTAAACTGGTTCCTTCTGGGGGAAGGCTCCCCCTTTGAAACCGAAAAAGCCACTATCAAGCTGCTTCGTCAGGAAGCCGCCGCCGGACAGGGCCGGGAGATAGAAGACTACGCCGAGGAGGAGACCCTCAAACTCCCCCGATCCCTTATCAGCCCCTACCGCCCGGAGAACTTACAAGCCGTCTATGTCGCCGGGGATTCCATGATAGGCGAACACATCTACAATGGTGATGCGGTTATTTTCCACCCTGGCCTTACCGAAGGCAACGGCATCTATGTCCTGTCCCTGGACACCTCCCTACTGGTCAAGCGGGTATCCTTTGACGAGCTACCCCGGTCGGTCTTCCTCATCAGCGCCAACCCTGCCTATCCTCCCCGGCAGATAAGCGGGGCGGAACTGGAAAATCTGCGGATCCAGGGGCGGGTGGTTACTTGCGTGCATAGGGTTTGA
- a CDS encoding GIY-YIG nuclease family protein: MENANGGFVYVLVSQNTNYIKIGGTDYPPLKRIKEINATEPYKQFGPWALGDFRQVNDWRKVEYNLHYIFRSKLVKEIEGQKELFSISLYEASIKLNEIDPNEIIRKPKVDRMFQDDDFSKYIMQLFSFTGLLHWLDIQGIWTFVLFPMTNGGRYYTINIGPHEVAFSTLNTKNKKSTHMILMDKLVFDYKPVIEWVKNHNGNIQEEAYDRALPRSVSIVYEGDFNVAEEFMHLDGIRRAIIAYWTESLILLKEKGVASSYAKHHNYNAIAELNIKMKQSGL, encoded by the coding sequence ATGGAAAATGCCAATGGAGGCTTTGTTTATGTACTGGTTTCTCAGAATACAAATTATATAAAAATTGGCGGTACTGATTATCCACCATTGAAACGGATAAAAGAAATAAATGCAACTGAACCCTATAAACAATTTGGCCCCTGGGCATTAGGTGATTTCCGGCAGGTGAATGATTGGAGAAAAGTAGAATACAATTTGCATTATATTTTTAGAAGCAAATTAGTCAAAGAAATTGAAGGGCAAAAAGAATTATTTTCAATAAGCCTTTATGAAGCATCAATAAAATTAAATGAAATCGACCCAAATGAAATTATTAGAAAACCAAAAGTTGACAGGATGTTTCAAGACGATGATTTTAGTAAATACATAATGCAGCTATTTAGTTTTACAGGCTTGCTGCATTGGCTGGATATTCAAGGCATTTGGACTTTTGTGCTTTTCCCAATGACAAATGGCGGAAGATATTATACCATAAATATTGGACCCCATGAAGTAGCATTTAGTACATTAAATACCAAAAACAAAAAATCAACACATATGATACTCATGGATAAATTAGTATTTGATTATAAACCGGTTATTGAGTGGGTAAAAAATCATAATGGAAATATACAAGAGGAAGCCTATGACAGGGCATTACCCCGTTCTGTCTCTATAGTATACGAAGGCGATTTTAATGTTGCAGAAGAATTTATGCACCTGGATGGGATACGAAGGGCCATTATAGCATATTGGACAGAAAGTTTAATTTTGTTAAAGGAAAAGGGAGTGGCAAGCTCTTATGCAAAGCATCATAACTATAATGCGATTGCTGAATTAAATATCAAAATGAAACAATCCGGGCTATAA
- a CDS encoding NADAR family protein — translation MDEINYLPSPFKSENHIQKYSVDKIIEQISLGQRLDYIFFWKTDKHNLSTGCFSQWQESDFTVGEFNYSCAEQYMMAQKALLFNDKETFEKILSTINPKEMKALGRQVKNFNANAWDKAKYKIVLDGNFYKFTQNEGMMEILLSTGNKILVEASPFDKIWGIGIDEDNKNIQEPSYWKGENILGFALMEVREEIANIYKLKV, via the coding sequence ATGGATGAAATTAACTATTTACCATCTCCCTTTAAAAGTGAAAATCACATTCAAAAATATTCTGTAGATAAAATAATAGAACAAATTTCTCTGGGACAAAGACTCGATTATATATTTTTTTGGAAAACAGACAAACACAATTTATCAACAGGCTGTTTTAGCCAATGGCAGGAATCAGATTTTACAGTAGGTGAATTTAATTATAGCTGCGCAGAACAATATATGATGGCACAAAAGGCTTTATTATTTAATGATAAGGAAACTTTTGAAAAAATATTATCGACAATAAACCCAAAAGAAATGAAAGCGCTTGGGCGGCAAGTCAAAAACTTCAATGCAAATGCGTGGGATAAAGCCAAATACAAAATAGTTCTGGATGGCAATTTTTATAAGTTTACTCAAAATGAAGGCATGATGGAAATATTATTATCTACCGGAAATAAAATATTGGTTGAAGCCAGCCCTTTTGACAAAATATGGGGTATAGGTATTGACGAAGATAATAAAAATATACAGGAACCAAGTTACTGGAAAGGTGAAAATATTTTAGGATTTGCATTAATGGAAGTAAGAGAAGAAATAGCAAATATTTATAAGTTAAAGGTGTAA